A portion of the Halobacterium hubeiense genome contains these proteins:
- a CDS encoding aminotransferase class V-fold PLP-dependent enzyme, which yields MNPRELRADTPALHEDVYLNFGAHGPSPRYVVEAADEFVRSHEYETSTRNDPYEVAFDAYDRVRERVATFVGADDDEIALTESTTAGINAVATAIDWEPGDTVVRTDLEHPAGTLPWQRLEQEGVEVRVVDTENGRIDLDAFAEAVADARLACFSAVTWTHGTQLPVSDLVDIAHDAGAFALVDAVQVPGQLPMDVGEWGADAVAAAGHKWLLGLWGGGFLYVDRTAADSLLPTTVGYRSVETPTADPYEFAAGARRFEVGSANPAPHVALAEAIEAVDEVGVDRIAARIQELAGRLADEVPDDRLLSPADPESGLVTIDVDDPEATVERLASEGIVVRAVPTPDAVRASVHAVNTHAEVERLLDALESEWT from the coding sequence ATGAACCCGAGAGAACTCCGCGCCGACACGCCCGCCCTGCACGAGGACGTCTATCTAAACTTCGGCGCCCACGGGCCGAGTCCACGGTACGTCGTCGAGGCTGCTGACGAGTTCGTACGGTCACACGAGTACGAGACGAGCACGCGAAACGACCCCTACGAGGTTGCGTTCGACGCCTACGACCGCGTGCGGGAGCGCGTCGCCACTTTCGTCGGTGCGGACGACGACGAGATCGCGCTCACGGAGAGCACGACCGCGGGCATCAACGCCGTCGCGACCGCCATCGACTGGGAGCCCGGCGACACCGTCGTTCGAACCGACCTCGAACATCCGGCCGGGACGCTCCCGTGGCAACGCCTAGAACAGGAGGGCGTCGAGGTTCGCGTCGTCGATACGGAGAACGGTCGCATCGACCTCGACGCCTTCGCCGAGGCCGTCGCCGACGCGCGCCTGGCCTGTTTCAGCGCGGTGACGTGGACGCACGGCACCCAGTTACCCGTCAGCGATCTCGTCGATATCGCCCACGACGCTGGTGCGTTCGCGCTCGTCGACGCTGTGCAAGTGCCGGGACAGCTTCCGATGGATGTCGGCGAGTGGGGGGCGGACGCTGTCGCGGCGGCCGGTCACAAGTGGCTGCTGGGGCTGTGGGGCGGCGGCTTCCTCTACGTCGATCGGACAGCTGCTGACTCTCTCCTACCCACCACAGTTGGGTACCGAAGCGTCGAGACGCCGACTGCAGATCCCTACGAGTTCGCAGCTGGCGCCCGCCGATTCGAGGTCGGCTCGGCGAACCCGGCTCCACACGTCGCCCTGGCGGAAGCCATCGAGGCGGTCGACGAAGTTGGAGTCGACCGTATCGCTGCCCGAATCCAAGAATTGGCTGGCCGGCTGGCCGATGAGGTTCCCGACGACCGGCTTCTCAGTCCTGCAGATCCCGAGTCGGGACTCGTAACAATCGACGTGGACGACCCCGAAGCGACCGTCGAGCGACTCGCGTCGGAGGGAATCGTCGTTCGTGCCGTGCCGACGCCGGACGCTGTCCGCGCGTCGGTCCACGCGGTCAACACTCACGCTGAGGTCGAGCGGCTGCTGGACGCTCTCGAATCGGAGTGGACCTGA
- a CDS encoding thioredoxin family protein — MATQTAKTDRVVSLDDDDLETVVEDSSVALVEFYTEWCGTCKRMKPVLEALAEDTDATVLTIDIESNLETAIEFGAQSTPTFVLFVDGQPVKQLRGGQNEQALRDLIAQYHD, encoded by the coding sequence ATGGCAACGCAGACAGCGAAGACGGACCGCGTGGTTTCGCTTGATGACGACGACCTCGAAACGGTCGTCGAAGACAGTAGCGTCGCGCTCGTGGAGTTCTACACGGAGTGGTGTGGCACCTGCAAGCGGATGAAGCCGGTTCTCGAAGCCCTCGCGGAAGACACTGACGCGACGGTGCTGACGATCGACATCGAGTCGAACCTCGAGACGGCGATCGAGTTCGGTGCCCAGAGCACGCCCACGTTCGTCCTCTTCGTTGACGGGCAACCGGTGAAACAGCTTCGCGGCGGCCAGAACGAACAGGCACTCCGCGACCTGATCGCCCAGTACCACGACTAA
- a CDS encoding DUF1641 domain-containing protein has product MSKNQTNAPTDLEAAIEQNPEAVAEFVEHLDAVNELLDVLSLGESALDDEMVRELSATGSTLAESADGLATDETVALAETVGENGDDLREALDTLLALQQSGTLDHLAELAEVGSLATAALDDEMVTSLAGTGAAVGEVAQTAADDDTRDGIQTLLESVGEAEQSSPEQVGAVGLLRGLRDPDVQYGLGYLLALAGALGRAQSTEKSH; this is encoded by the coding sequence ATGTCCAAGAACCAAACTAACGCGCCGACCGACCTCGAAGCGGCGATCGAGCAGAACCCCGAAGCGGTCGCCGAGTTCGTGGAGCACCTCGACGCCGTGAACGAGCTACTGGACGTGCTCTCGCTCGGCGAGAGCGCGCTCGATGACGAGATGGTCCGCGAGCTCTCGGCCACGGGATCGACACTGGCAGAGTCCGCCGACGGACTGGCGACCGACGAGACCGTGGCGCTGGCCGAAACGGTCGGGGAGAACGGCGACGACCTGCGGGAGGCCCTTGATACGTTGCTCGCGCTCCAGCAAAGCGGAACGCTCGACCACCTGGCCGAACTCGCGGAGGTAGGGTCGTTGGCGACCGCGGCGCTCGACGACGAGATGGTCACGTCATTGGCCGGTACCGGTGCTGCGGTCGGCGAGGTCGCGCAGACGGCCGCTGACGACGATACTCGTGATGGCATCCAAACGCTGCTGGAGAGCGTCGGTGAGGCGGAGCAGAGCTCCCCCGAGCAGGTCGGGGCCGTTGGTCTGCTTCGCGGATTACGTGATCCGGATGTTCAGTACGGGTTGGGCTATCTGCTGGCGCTTGCAGGCGCGCTCGGCCGTGCGCAATCCACGGAGAAGTCACACTAA
- a CDS encoding NAD(P)/FAD-dependent oxidoreductase — protein sequence MTEHVVIVGGGTGGTVLANDLADRLEPELDAGDVRVTLVNDDPDHVYKPVWLYVPFGQREPDDGRRPLDDLVDDAIDVRIDRVSDIDTEAQRLQFHGSAPPVSYDYLVLATGSTLEPDQIPGLTEDGHNYYSESGATDLRDELLEFTEGDLVLSVIGTPHMCPAAPLEFVFMADDWLRERGLREDVDITYTYPIQRVHGNPHIAEWARLIMEERDIQVETFFNAESVDPDAETITSMEGTELDYDLLVTIPPHGGIDLIEEAGLGDDGWVDVDKHTLEAEAADNVYALGDTADTGVPNAGSVAHYQAGVVGQRLASEIRGRPATATYDGKTLCFIETGMDAASFVEFDYENPPSPAPPSEKLHWSKLAYNESYWLTARGLL from the coding sequence ATGACTGAACACGTCGTTATCGTCGGCGGCGGGACCGGCGGCACCGTCCTCGCGAACGACCTCGCCGACCGACTCGAACCCGAACTCGACGCCGGTGACGTCCGAGTCACGCTCGTCAACGACGACCCCGACCACGTCTATAAGCCGGTCTGGCTGTACGTGCCGTTCGGCCAGCGCGAACCCGACGACGGCCGTCGCCCGCTCGACGACCTCGTCGACGACGCAATTGACGTCCGGATCGACCGCGTGTCCGACATCGACACCGAGGCCCAGCGGCTCCAGTTCCACGGGAGTGCCCCACCAGTCAGCTACGACTACCTCGTGCTGGCGACCGGCTCGACGTTGGAGCCCGACCAGATTCCGGGCCTCACGGAGGACGGTCACAACTACTACAGCGAGTCGGGCGCGACCGACTTGCGCGACGAACTGTTGGAGTTCACCGAGGGTGACCTCGTGTTGAGCGTCATCGGGACGCCCCACATGTGTCCGGCGGCACCACTCGAATTCGTCTTCATGGCCGACGACTGGCTTCGCGAGCGCGGCCTCCGCGAGGATGTCGATATCACGTATACGTATCCGATCCAACGCGTCCACGGCAACCCTCACATCGCCGAGTGGGCCCGCCTCATCATGGAGGAACGGGACATCCAGGTGGAGACGTTCTTCAACGCCGAGTCGGTCGACCCCGACGCGGAGACCATCACGTCGATGGAGGGGACCGAACTCGACTACGACCTCCTCGTGACGATTCCACCCCACGGCGGCATCGACCTGATCGAAGAGGCTGGGCTCGGCGACGACGGCTGGGTCGACGTCGACAAGCACACGCTCGAAGCAGAAGCTGCCGACAACGTCTACGCGCTCGGCGACACCGCCGACACCGGCGTCCCGAACGCGGGCAGCGTCGCCCACTACCAGGCCGGCGTCGTCGGGCAGCGCCTCGCTAGCGAGATCCGTGGCCGCCCGGCGACGGCGACCTACGACGGGAAGACGCTGTGCTTCATCGAGACCGGGATGGACGCGGCGTCGTTCGTTGAGTTCGACTACGAGAATCCGCCGTCGCCGGCGCCGCCCTCGGAGAAACTCCACTGGTCGAAACTGGCGTACAACGAGTCCTACTGGCTCACCGCGCGGGGACTACTCTGA
- a CDS encoding sulfurtransferase TusA family protein: protein MTDIEPDDTVDARGAACPGPLMDLIGKIRSVESGDVIRLLSDNDQSLTDVPEWAEEAGNELLAVEELDDHNEFYVEKA from the coding sequence ATGACTGATATCGAGCCTGACGACACCGTCGATGCCAGAGGCGCAGCATGCCCCGGCCCGTTGATGGACCTCATCGGAAAGATTCGGAGCGTCGAGTCCGGGGACGTGATCCGACTGCTGAGCGACAACGACCAGTCGCTCACCGACGTCCCCGAGTGGGCCGAGGAAGCCGGCAACGAGCTACTCGCGGTCGAAGAGCTCGACGACCACAACGAGTTTTACGTGGAGAAAGCATGA
- a CDS encoding class I SAM-dependent methyltransferase: MERFQNTGQPDWDWWSKLWPTPGATLRELGVESGESVAEVGCGSGYFALPAARIADPEPVYAIDLDASLLGELDDLAEQQDIENVVPTHGDARNLTGVLPDSISTLVVANTFHGVDDQSGLVKQAFQVIEPGGSLIIVNWHDRPRETTTVGTEPRGPPTKLRMTPRETEEAVLPAAAFTLDRQVELPPYHYALVFER; this comes from the coding sequence ATGGAGCGCTTCCAGAACACCGGCCAACCCGACTGGGATTGGTGGAGCAAACTCTGGCCGACACCCGGCGCGACGCTCCGGGAACTCGGCGTCGAATCCGGCGAGTCGGTCGCCGAAGTCGGCTGTGGAAGCGGCTACTTTGCGCTTCCAGCTGCCCGAATTGCCGACCCTGAGCCGGTTTACGCTATCGACCTGGATGCGTCACTGCTCGGTGAACTCGATGATCTCGCTGAGCAGCAGGACATCGAGAACGTCGTTCCGACTCACGGTGACGCCCGGAACCTGACTGGGGTCCTCCCCGACTCAATCAGCACGCTCGTCGTGGCAAACACGTTCCACGGCGTCGACGACCAGTCGGGATTGGTCAAGCAGGCGTTCCAGGTGATCGAACCTGGCGGAAGCCTGATCATCGTCAACTGGCATGACCGGCCACGTGAAACGACGACTGTCGGAACGGAACCCCGCGGACCTCCGACGAAACTTCGGATGACGCCGAGAGAAACTGAAGAAGCCGTGCTTCCGGCCGCAGCGTTCACGCTCGACCGGCAGGTCGAGTTGCCGCCGTACCACTACGCGCTCGTGTTCGAGCGGTGA
- a CDS encoding YgaP family membrane protein — MGMKNNIGAADSRIRIGIGLGLAAVGVASLGGLLGVGTVVGTVLTLLGLVLAGTGLVRVCLLYRLLGVDTSGSR; from the coding sequence GTGGGTATGAAGAACAATATTGGCGCGGCAGACAGCCGAATCCGGATCGGTATCGGGCTGGGTTTGGCGGCTGTCGGAGTGGCCTCACTCGGGGGGCTGCTTGGAGTTGGGACGGTTGTCGGCACAGTCCTGACCCTGCTGGGTCTCGTTCTCGCCGGGACTGGCCTCGTTCGAGTCTGCCTCCTGTATCGCCTGCTGGGAGTGGATACGTCGGGGTCCCGCTAG
- a CDS encoding RNA-guided endonuclease InsQ/TnpB family protein, producing MTLTLRFRAYLSDAVASEAWRHIDILRQIRNHAVRDYYTADYTDKPSEYDQHKKFTDWKQHWSVFSDPSAHAAQQAISQIHDDLDGLEEKQNNGYDVGRLRWQGSGEFRSISYNQSSRFNVDHNTGDDQFVRLRLEKLGWFKIRANRRVPPADDINEAILKKQPTGEWYVSLVVDDATQPSEKPALTEIDPDDCIGVDVGITSYIHTSENLTVDTLDLSDEYDRYARKQRGLARKEHGSSNWEAQRQKVAKAKRKIKRKVLDFQHKLTTWLVKAYDVVAVEDLDVKPMLEGSHSAKNKQDAAWARFRELLEYKAEVHGTHVISVEPAGTTKECASCGVSTDKPLWVREHSCPACGHTDDRDLNAAKNILNRGLRQLGAGRSESTPVQTALPTFTPQREAVDAKRVVEAGSPEA from the coding sequence ATGACCCTCACGCTCCGCTTCCGCGCCTATCTTTCCGATGCTGTGGCGAGCGAAGCGTGGCGACACATTGACATCCTCAGACAAATCCGCAACCACGCAGTCAGAGACTACTACACGGCAGACTACACCGATAAACCGTCAGAATACGACCAGCACAAGAAATTCACCGACTGGAAACAACACTGGTCAGTGTTCAGTGACCCGTCCGCTCACGCTGCTCAACAGGCAATCAGTCAAATCCACGACGATCTCGATGGCCTCGAAGAAAAACAAAATAACGGGTATGATGTTGGTCGGTTGCGGTGGCAAGGAAGCGGTGAGTTTCGGTCGATATCGTACAATCAGTCCAGTCGCTTCAACGTAGATCACAACACGGGCGACGACCAATTCGTACGACTCCGACTCGAAAAACTCGGCTGGTTCAAAATCCGAGCGAACCGCCGCGTTCCACCGGCAGACGACATCAACGAAGCCATCCTGAAAAAACAACCCACCGGCGAATGGTACGTCTCACTCGTCGTTGATGACGCAACCCAACCCAGTGAGAAACCAGCACTCACCGAGATTGACCCGGACGACTGCATCGGCGTTGACGTTGGCATCACAAGTTACATCCATACGTCCGAGAATCTCACCGTAGATACGCTGGATCTCTCCGACGAGTACGACCGGTACGCCCGTAAGCAACGGGGTCTTGCCCGGAAAGAACATGGGTCCAGTAATTGGGAGGCGCAGCGACAGAAGGTAGCGAAAGCGAAGCGGAAGATCAAACGGAAGGTTCTGGATTTCCAGCATAAGTTGACGACGTGGCTCGTCAAGGCGTATGATGTGGTCGCGGTGGAAGACCTGGATGTGAAGCCGATGCTGGAAGGCAGTCACAGTGCGAAGAACAAGCAGGATGCGGCGTGGGCACGCTTCCGAGAGTTACTGGAGTACAAGGCGGAGGTTCACGGAACACACGTTATATCGGTGGAACCTGCTGGTACGACGAAAGAGTGCGCGTCGTGCGGTGTTTCAACGGATAAGCCGTTGTGGGTGCGTGAGCATTCGTGTCCGGCGTGCGGGCACACCGACGACCGCGATTTGAACGCAGCAAAGAATATTTTGAATCGTGGGTTACGGCAGTTAGGGGCGGGACGCTCCGAATCAACGCCTGTGCAGACTGCGCTCCCTACGTTCACACCTCAACGCGAGGCAGTGGATGCAAAGCGCGTCGTTGAAGCAGGAAGCCCCGAGGCTTGA
- a CDS encoding M20 family metallopeptidase: MSNDTPTEYVRTHREELVALTLDLLAIETSNPPGDTREIVAKIEQFLDPLPVEVERFAVDPAKPNLLVRLPGGSDHTLLYNGHLDTVPFDADAWSHDPLGERVDEHVYGRGATDMKGAVASMLFAIQAFAATDTEPPVDLQFAFVSDEEVGGDAGLPALLDAGELDADACVIGEPTCEEGRHSVTIADRGSIWLTLDASGEGAHGSRPILGVNAIDRLYDAVGTMRERFGTQRLEIDADVAPIVEESVEYYAPSMGEAAARELFWYPSINLGVLEGGDAINTVPQSAQAEVDVRLTAGVHTPDVLAEIRECVADCEGITIADVSWSVGTAEVPASPLVEAVASTAEEATGDHVFRRSATGGGDAKKLRNAGIPTVEFALGTDTVHAPGEYVPVDVLVDNAVVYAQLPTRWQSQLG; this comes from the coding sequence ATGAGTAATGACACTCCTACCGAGTACGTGCGAACACACCGAGAGGAACTGGTCGCGCTCACCCTCGACCTCCTCGCGATTGAGACGTCGAACCCGCCCGGCGACACGCGCGAAATCGTCGCCAAAATCGAACAATTCCTCGACCCGCTTCCGGTCGAAGTAGAGCGTTTTGCAGTCGACCCAGCAAAGCCGAATCTGCTCGTTCGACTACCGGGTGGGTCTGACCACACACTGCTGTATAATGGCCACCTCGATACGGTGCCCTTCGACGCAGATGCCTGGTCCCACGATCCACTCGGCGAGCGCGTCGATGAACACGTCTACGGCCGCGGTGCAACCGACATGAAGGGTGCCGTGGCGTCGATGCTGTTCGCAATACAGGCCTTCGCAGCCACCGATACTGAGCCACCTGTCGACCTCCAATTCGCGTTCGTGAGCGACGAGGAAGTAGGTGGTGACGCCGGCTTGCCAGCGTTACTGGACGCTGGTGAGCTCGACGCTGACGCATGCGTGATTGGCGAGCCGACCTGCGAGGAAGGTCGCCACTCAGTCACAATCGCGGACCGGGGCAGCATTTGGCTGACGCTCGACGCCAGCGGTGAGGGGGCCCACGGCTCCCGACCAATACTCGGCGTCAATGCCATCGACCGGCTCTACGACGCCGTCGGGACGATGCGCGAACGGTTTGGCACCCAGCGACTCGAGATCGACGCTGACGTGGCACCGATCGTCGAGGAGTCAGTCGAATACTACGCCCCCTCGATGGGTGAGGCCGCCGCCCGAGAGCTGTTCTGGTACCCCTCGATCAATCTCGGCGTCCTCGAGGGCGGGGACGCGATAAACACCGTCCCGCAGTCTGCGCAAGCCGAAGTTGACGTGCGACTGACCGCAGGTGTCCACACGCCCGATGTGCTCGCGGAGATCCGGGAGTGCGTCGCCGACTGCGAAGGTATCACAATCGCCGACGTCTCCTGGAGCGTCGGTACGGCCGAAGTACCCGCCAGCCCACTCGTCGAAGCCGTCGCGTCGACCGCGGAGGAGGCCACAGGTGATCACGTCTTCCGGCGGAGCGCTACGGGTGGTGGTGACGCCAAGAAACTCCGGAATGCGGGCATCCCAACCGTCGAGTTCGCGCTCGGAACCGACACTGTCCACGCGCCGGGTGAGTACGTTCCGGTCGACGTACTCGTCGACAATGCCGTCGTCTACGCTCAGCTACCAACACGGTGGCAGTCCCAGCTCGGTTAG
- a CDS encoding DsbA family protein has protein sequence MDEEGNITRRRALIAGGAVLAFGSGVAYIGSRSGASGQHYVPDTTHAGSGTTGFDVDLDGRPIAGERDAPIDIYYWTDYLCPFCKQFETETLPELGREHLDTGDARLAVLPYPNIGEYSTPAAVWGRCVWSQVADSDPDAFWNWHAAAFAEQPESGTDWADDEMFAAVTEQTAGVDLSAVETCREERGATIRERIEPNVAMAQESRIQGTPGFVLYNRDSGAAGKLVGAHPYENFADAIDQVRRA, from the coding sequence ATGGACGAAGAGGGCAATATCACTCGACGGAGGGCACTCATCGCCGGCGGCGCGGTGCTCGCGTTCGGTAGTGGTGTCGCCTACATAGGATCACGATCTGGTGCGAGCGGACAGCACTACGTCCCCGACACCACGCACGCTGGTTCCGGGACGACCGGATTCGACGTCGACCTCGACGGCCGTCCCATTGCCGGTGAACGCGACGCGCCGATAGACATCTACTACTGGACGGACTATCTGTGTCCGTTCTGCAAGCAGTTCGAGACGGAGACACTCCCGGAACTCGGCCGAGAGCACCTCGATACCGGCGACGCGCGCCTGGCCGTGCTGCCCTACCCGAACATCGGAGAATACTCCACGCCAGCGGCGGTCTGGGGGCGCTGCGTGTGGTCGCAGGTCGCCGACAGCGACCCGGATGCGTTCTGGAACTGGCACGCGGCGGCCTTCGCCGAACAGCCAGAGTCCGGCACGGACTGGGCCGACGACGAAATGTTCGCGGCGGTCACCGAACAGACAGCTGGCGTTGACCTGTCCGCGGTCGAGACCTGCCGTGAGGAACGCGGCGCGACGATCCGGGAGCGAATCGAGCCGAACGTCGCCATGGCCCAGGAGTCGAGAATCCAGGGGACGCCCGGGTTCGTACTCTACAACCGTGACTCCGGGGCGGCCGGAAAGCTCGTCGGCGCCCACCCCTACGAGAACTTTGCCGACGCGATCGACCAGGTGAGACGGGCATGA
- the trxA gene encoding thioredoxin, which yields MAEDIEKIRRQKLAELRNKAETGGAEPSLSKSPSEPIHIDGGAELSETAAEYGLVLADFYADWCGPCQMLEPIVETIAAETDATVAKIDIDANQQLAAEYGVRGVPTLILFADGQPAERLVGMQDEAQLRSVIEAHA from the coding sequence ATGGCTGAAGATATCGAGAAGATCCGTCGACAGAAACTGGCGGAGCTTCGAAACAAGGCTGAAACGGGCGGTGCTGAGCCGTCCCTCTCGAAGAGCCCGTCCGAACCGATCCATATCGACGGCGGCGCCGAGCTGTCAGAAACTGCCGCCGAGTACGGTCTCGTGCTAGCCGACTTCTACGCCGATTGGTGTGGCCCGTGCCAGATGCTTGAACCAATCGTCGAAACGATCGCGGCCGAGACCGATGCGACCGTAGCGAAGATCGACATCGACGCGAACCAGCAACTCGCCGCAGAGTACGGTGTCCGGGGGGTACCCACGCTCATCCTATTCGCTGACGGCCAGCCGGCGGAACGACTCGTCGGAATGCAGGACGAAGCGCAGCTTCGCTCCGTGATCGAAGCGCACGCGTGA
- a CDS encoding helix-turn-helix domain-containing protein: protein MVATSVREDLERDLGCLDLLGCIHGLNERDQVVFQLLQQAEEGLTVDDVADRMDCERSTAYRSISRLLEAGVVVQEQVNYEHGGYYYVYRSRTSEEVAHDMQRLLNDWYAAIGQLIQEFEDRYSRDLEDREKEPIETCL from the coding sequence ATGGTGGCCACGTCAGTGCGTGAGGACCTCGAGCGCGATCTGGGGTGCCTTGACCTCCTGGGCTGCATTCACGGACTCAACGAGCGGGATCAGGTGGTCTTTCAGCTGCTACAACAGGCAGAGGAGGGTCTTACCGTCGACGACGTCGCAGATCGAATGGATTGTGAACGTTCGACTGCGTATCGTTCGATATCTCGACTCCTTGAGGCCGGCGTGGTAGTTCAGGAGCAAGTAAACTACGAGCACGGAGGGTACTACTACGTGTATCGTTCGCGGACATCCGAGGAAGTTGCACACGACATGCAGCGATTGCTCAACGATTGGTATGCGGCCATCGGACAGCTTATTCAGGAGTTCGAAGACCGGTACAGCCGGGACTTGGAGGATCGCGAGAAGGAGCCGATTGAGACCTGTCTCTGA
- a CDS encoding DUF302 domain-containing protein has translation MALPIDPSQIDPADIGEEQVTLEMSHDEAIEHVRDVFTDAGFGIPVEFSPSEMLNEKVDAGRDPYYVLGACNPEVADRALDATDNQLGALMPCNVVVWEEEPGKQVVYHVSIMRIARLIGMASDDDEMADIVADTGELVDEAFANL, from the coding sequence ATGGCACTCCCAATCGACCCAAGCCAGATCGACCCTGCGGACATCGGTGAAGAACAGGTAACTCTCGAAATGAGCCACGATGAAGCGATCGAACACGTCCGCGACGTGTTCACGGACGCTGGCTTCGGCATCCCCGTCGAATTCTCCCCCTCCGAGATGCTCAACGAGAAGGTCGACGCCGGCCGCGACCCCTACTACGTGCTGGGCGCGTGCAACCCCGAAGTCGCCGACCGCGCGCTGGACGCAACCGACAACCAACTCGGTGCACTGATGCCGTGCAACGTCGTCGTTTGGGAAGAAGAACCGGGCAAGCAGGTCGTCTATCACGTCTCTATCATGCGCATCGCCCGCCTCATCGGGATGGCGTCCGACGACGACGAGATGGCAGACATCGTCGCCGACACCGGCGAACTCGTCGACGAGGCGTTCGCGAACCTCTAA
- a CDS encoding class I SAM-dependent methyltransferase produces MGHHTFDADRADKLEEAQRRYRFLSAEELLWALSPDRDETVADLGSGTGFYTDDVAPTVDHVYAVDIQDAMHDYYREKGVPENVDLVTSGVDDLPLDTDSLDAAFSTMTYHEFATEQALSEISRVLTSQGTFVIVDWTSSGSGNHGPPVDERFSAAEVANVLRQHGFDIEFQAERPETFLLIGRTE; encoded by the coding sequence ATGGGACATCACACGTTCGACGCCGACCGCGCTGACAAACTCGAAGAGGCACAGCGACGGTACCGGTTCCTCTCCGCGGAGGAACTCCTCTGGGCGCTCTCTCCAGATAGAGACGAAACGGTCGCAGATCTGGGCAGCGGGACCGGGTTCTACACCGACGACGTCGCACCGACTGTCGACCACGTGTACGCCGTCGACATCCAAGACGCGATGCACGACTACTACCGGGAGAAAGGCGTCCCCGAGAATGTCGACCTCGTGACGAGTGGCGTCGACGACCTTCCACTCGATACCGACAGTCTCGACGCGGCGTTCTCGACGATGACCTACCACGAATTCGCGACCGAGCAGGCCCTAAGCGAAATCAGTCGCGTACTCACGTCCCAGGGGACGTTCGTTATCGTCGATTGGACATCTTCCGGGAGTGGGAACCACGGCCCACCCGTCGACGAACGATTTTCGGCCGCCGAGGTTGCAAATGTACTCCGCCAGCACGGATTCGATATAGAGTTCCAGGCCGAGCGACCGGAAACGTTCCTGCTGATAGGACGTACTGAGTAA
- a CDS encoding DUF6036 family nucleotidyltransferase, giving the protein MRPTFGREYIESEFQRIGDGLSEPLTVYLIGGGAMSLRDLKGATKDIDLVVPDGDAYGQLWAILMDLGYAEVQSLDPDYRALGATSCVENDDGCRLDIFNQQVANKLVLTDGMQERSEPFLDTDRLTVRLVSNEDIFLFKAIAGRDDDIDDMNMLVQAGLDYDVVRDELEAQIERLGDDQFATFANEALVELEERYGVTTPIEDRVQELTNRYYRGLEVLQALDEPMTVDELAAKLELDTDEVHDRIAYLSTFDRVRRDGDTVRPVE; this is encoded by the coding sequence ATGAGACCAACCTTCGGCCGTGAGTACATCGAGAGCGAATTCCAGCGAATCGGGGACGGGCTATCTGAACCGCTCACGGTCTACCTGATCGGTGGTGGCGCGATGTCGCTGCGCGACCTCAAGGGGGCGACGAAAGATATCGACCTGGTCGTCCCGGATGGCGACGCATACGGGCAGTTGTGGGCCATCCTGATGGACCTCGGGTATGCGGAGGTCCAGTCACTGGATCCAGATTATCGGGCGCTTGGCGCGACGAGCTGCGTCGAGAACGACGACGGGTGTCGCCTCGACATCTTCAACCAGCAGGTCGCGAACAAGCTCGTGCTCACCGACGGGATGCAAGAGCGCAGCGAGCCGTTCCTCGACACGGATCGACTGACGGTCCGGCTGGTCAGCAACGAGGATATCTTCCTGTTCAAGGCGATCGCAGGCCGCGACGACGACATCGACGACATGAATATGCTCGTACAGGCCGGCCTCGATTACGACGTCGTCCGAGATGAACTCGAAGCCCAGATCGAACGCCTGGGGGACGATCAGTTCGCCACGTTCGCGAACGAGGCCCTGGTCGAACTCGAGGAGCGGTACGGAGTAACCACACCGATCGAGGACCGCGTCCAGGAGCTCACGAACAGGTACTACCGGGGGCTCGAAGTCCTCCAAGCACTCGACGAGCCGATGACCGTCGACGAACTGGCCGCCAAACTGGAGCTGGATACCGACGAGGTTCACGACCGGATCGCGTATCTCTCAACGTTCGACCGGGTCCGTCGGGATGGCGACACAGTCCGTCCCGTGGAGTAG